One genomic window of Desulfuromonas sp. AOP6 includes the following:
- a CDS encoding DUF2845 domain-containing protein, with protein sequence MKKTTVLVVLSLLLSPLFAAAAGMRCDGYVISEGATKIEVLQKCGEPLLKDVVGEETVFDYFLGSGSARKVVVEQWTYDMGAGSFMRILTFKGGELATIENGDRQ encoded by the coding sequence ATGAAAAAGACAACTGTCCTTGTCGTCCTGTCACTTCTGCTTTCCCCCCTCTTCGCCGCGGCGGCGGGCATGCGCTGCGACGGCTATGTCATCTCCGAGGGAGCCACCAAGATTGAAGTGCTGCAGAAATGCGGCGAACCATTGCTGAAGGATGTCGTGGGGGAAGAAACGGTCTTCGATTACTTTCTCGGCAGCGGCTCCGCCCGCAAGGTCGTGGTCGAGCAGTGGACCTACGACATGGGTGCGGGCAGCTTCATGCGTATTCTGACCTTCAAGGGGGGAGAGCTGGCCACCATAGAAAATGGCGACCGGCAATAA
- a CDS encoding HNH endonuclease, whose amino-acid sequence MDFFGDVSEEDIRRERAKARELRQSQWWKNRIAAGRCYYCGAEVPPKELTLDHIVPLVRGGRSTKGNCVPACKECNSKKQSLLPLEWEDYLAHLQSQK is encoded by the coding sequence ATGGATTTTTTTGGGGACGTATCGGAAGAAGATATCCGCCGGGAGCGCGCCAAAGCCCGTGAGCTGCGCCAGAGCCAATGGTGGAAAAACCGCATCGCTGCCGGGCGCTGTTATTATTGCGGGGCCGAAGTCCCCCCCAAAGAGCTGACGCTGGATCATATCGTCCCCCTTGTTCGGGGTGGCCGCAGCACCAAGGGCAACTGTGTGCCGGCCTGCAAGGAGTGCAACAGCAAAAAGCAGAGCCTTTTGCCCCTGGAGTGGGAGGATTACCTGGCCCATCTGCAGTCGCAGAAATAG
- a CDS encoding TrkH family potassium uptake protein, which translates to MNLLLTFRILGAMLLFLSAAILVPIPFSLYFGDGAAPAFGLASLVTLVSGLAMFFGCRSGKELSVREGFAVVTFGWIFYTLFGALPYLFSGVIASPVDACFETMSGFTTTGATILTVIEGLPESVLLWRSLTQWLGGMGIIVMSLAILPMLGVGGMQLFKAEVPGPTADRLKPRIQDTAKLLWGVYVLLTSVETGLLMLGGMNFYEALSHSFSTLSSGGFSTRNASVAAYDSAYIDWVITFFMFLAGVNFALHFQALRGKLRDLHRNEEFLFYLALTLGVTAILVFLNHGSVYTSLVDNLRYSAFQTTSILTTTGFGTADYETWSVLAQYLLLFLMFVGGCAGSTGGGMKVARILLLFKHAMVGLYRLIHPRAIRLVKLSGQPVDREVMQAILGFFALYMGLFVFASFLMAATGMDVVSAGASVVATLGNIGPGIGSVGPVDNYAHIVPFGKLVLTACMLLGRLEIFTVLVLLFPSFWRK; encoded by the coding sequence ATGAACCTGCTGCTGACCTTCCGCATTCTCGGGGCCATGCTGCTCTTTTTGTCGGCCGCCATCCTTGTTCCCATCCCTTTCTCCCTCTACTTCGGCGACGGGGCTGCCCCCGCTTTCGGCCTGGCCTCGCTGGTCACCCTGGTTTCAGGGCTGGCCATGTTCTTCGGCTGCCGCTCGGGAAAAGAACTCTCCGTACGCGAAGGCTTCGCCGTGGTCACCTTCGGCTGGATCTTTTATACCCTGTTCGGCGCCCTCCCCTATCTCTTCAGCGGTGTCATTGCCAGCCCGGTGGATGCCTGCTTCGAAACCATGAGCGGCTTTACCACGACAGGAGCCACCATCCTGACGGTCATCGAAGGGCTGCCGGAAAGCGTTCTCCTCTGGCGTTCGCTGACCCAGTGGCTCGGCGGCATGGGGATCATCGTTATGTCCCTGGCCATCCTGCCCATGCTGGGGGTCGGTGGCATGCAGCTGTTCAAGGCCGAAGTTCCCGGCCCCACGGCGGACCGTCTCAAGCCGCGCATTCAGGATACAGCCAAGCTGCTGTGGGGGGTCTACGTGCTGTTGACCTCGGTGGAGACCGGCCTCCTCATGTTGGGGGGCATGAATTTCTACGAAGCGCTATCCCACTCTTTTTCGACCCTGTCCTCGGGGGGATTCTCCACCCGCAACGCCTCGGTGGCCGCCTACGACAGCGCCTACATCGACTGGGTAATCACCTTCTTCATGTTCCTGGCCGGGGTCAACTTTGCCCTGCACTTTCAGGCCCTGCGCGGCAAACTGCGGGATTTGCACCGCAACGAGGAATTCCTCTTCTATCTTGCCCTTACTCTCGGAGTGACCGCCATTCTCGTCTTTCTCAATCATGGCAGCGTCTACACCTCGCTGGTCGACAACCTGCGCTACAGCGCCTTTCAAACCACCTCCATTCTCACCACCACCGGCTTTGGTACCGCTGATTATGAGACCTGGTCTGTGCTGGCTCAATATCTGTTGCTCTTTCTCATGTTCGTGGGCGGCTGTGCCGGCTCCACCGGCGGCGGCATGAAGGTGGCCCGCATCCTGTTGCTCTTCAAACACGCCATGGTCGGCCTCTACCGCCTTATTCACCCGCGGGCCATCCGTCTCGTCAAACTAAGCGGCCAACCGGTGGACCGGGAAGTCATGCAGGCCATTCTCGGCTTTTTCGCGCTCTATATGGGGCTTTTCGTCTTCGCTTCCTTTCTCATGGCGGCGACGGGAATGGATGTGGTTTCGGCGGGGGCCTCCGTGGTAGCCACTCTTGGCAATATCGGCCCAGGCATAGGGTCGGTAGGACCGGTGGACAATTACGCCCACATCGTCCCCTTCGGAAAACTGGTTCTGACCGCCTGTATGCTGCTCGGACGTCTGGAGATATTTACCGTGCTGGTGCTGCTCTTCCCCTCTTTCTGGCGCAAATAA
- a CDS encoding DegQ family serine endoprotease: MKGMIMGMIGRLLFFLLCLPLLAVLLAACGEKERETRIATSVRDQQARPPVEEPAPELLSTQASFIEVSQKVTPSVVNISTARTRSTEVLPPFFEDFFGEFFRSHPPVQRKEQSLGSGVIISADGFILTNEHVIRGAEEIKVKLSDQRVYDGTVIGGDPRTDVAVVKIDANEDLPAAVLGNSDDLKVGQWALAIGNPFGLDRTLTVGVISATGRTNVGIEDYEDFIQTDASINPGNSGGPLLNIYGEVVGVNTAIVASGQGIGFAIPINLARLIADQLIEKGEVTRGWLGVSLQPLTTELAQSFGLNKIGGALVNQVFDDSPAATAGVRRGDILLTFAGKEIRGVRELQLLVASTPAGKTEILEVLRDGKIIELEVRLAAQNEGSAPKIAAGQSRGLGMTVTSNAAAPGVKVVKVDEGSAAAQAGIREGDVVLAVNHEEVKDAAAFERTAKKVTGSKNVVLLVQRGQTTLYLAFPAP; the protein is encoded by the coding sequence ATGAAAGGAATGATCATGGGGATGATCGGAAGGTTGCTTTTTTTCCTGCTTTGTCTCCCCTTGCTGGCGGTGCTTCTGGCCGCCTGCGGAGAGAAGGAAAGGGAGACCCGCATCGCGACCTCGGTGCGCGACCAGCAGGCCAGACCGCCGGTGGAAGAGCCGGCCCCGGAGCTTCTCTCCACGCAGGCCTCTTTTATTGAAGTCTCGCAGAAGGTCACCCCCTCCGTCGTCAACATCAGCACGGCCCGGACCCGTTCGACCGAGGTTCTGCCACCCTTTTTCGAAGATTTTTTTGGGGAGTTCTTCCGGAGTCATCCCCCTGTCCAGCGCAAGGAGCAGAGCCTTGGCTCTGGCGTCATCATCAGTGCCGATGGCTTTATCCTCACCAATGAACATGTTATTCGCGGGGCCGAAGAGATCAAGGTCAAGCTTTCAGATCAACGTGTCTATGACGGTACTGTTATCGGCGGTGATCCCCGTACGGATGTCGCTGTTGTTAAAATTGACGCCAATGAGGATCTGCCGGCCGCCGTCCTCGGTAATTCGGATGACCTGAAGGTTGGGCAGTGGGCTTTGGCCATCGGCAATCCCTTCGGGTTGGATCGCACCCTGACGGTGGGCGTTATCTCGGCGACCGGCCGCACCAACGTCGGCATCGAGGACTATGAAGATTTCATCCAGACGGATGCCTCCATCAATCCGGGAAATTCGGGTGGACCTCTACTCAATATTTATGGAGAAGTGGTGGGGGTCAACACCGCCATCGTCGCCTCCGGGCAGGGAATCGGTTTTGCCATCCCGATCAACCTGGCTCGTTTGATTGCCGACCAGCTCATCGAAAAGGGTGAGGTGACACGCGGCTGGTTGGGTGTCAGCCTGCAGCCCCTGACAACGGAGCTGGCCCAATCCTTTGGTCTAAACAAGATCGGCGGCGCCCTGGTCAACCAGGTCTTTGATGATTCGCCGGCAGCCACAGCGGGAGTAAGGCGTGGCGATATTCTGCTGACCTTTGCCGGCAAGGAAATCCGCGGCGTGCGGGAACTTCAGCTCCTGGTCGCCAGCACCCCAGCCGGCAAAACCGAAATATTGGAGGTGCTGCGCGACGGCAAGATCATTGAGCTTGAGGTCAGACTCGCAGCCCAGAATGAAGGGTCGGCTCCGAAAATAGCCGCCGGGCAGAGCCGGGGTCTGGGGATGACCGTCACGTCCAATGCCGCTGCGCCGGGCGTGAAAGTGGTCAAGGTCGATGAAGGCAGCGCCGCGGCTCAGGCCGGTATCCGTGAAGGGGATGTCGTCCTCGCGGTGAATCACGAAGAGGTTAAAGATGCGGCAGCTTTCGAACGGACCGCGAAAAAGGTGACGGGAAGCAAGAATGTGGTTCTGCTGGTACAGCGTGGTCAAACCACCCTCTATCTGGCCTTCCCGGCGCCTTGA
- the trkA gene encoding Trk system potassium transporter TrkA, with translation MKILIIGAGQVGYFLCERLSLEGHEVTLIDRDSDHLQRTQDRLNVMGIVGNGASAESLEQAGIKDTDIFIAVTDMDEVNILACLLAREYDVPTRVARVKSIEYSGGGAVLSKEKLGIDLLINPDDAVAEEISKIACRSGAFDVAEFVEGQIQFIGYRIGESSPLCDLTLKELGEIRGIYRFVVTAISRGDKTIIPRGDDTIQAGDRIFIFAHQRDMPAIQYMLKLEEEQVSKKPRIFILGGGHIGLRIAEMLEKRRFDVRLVDRNENRCHKLSAKLSRTMVIHADGTDIRTLIDEGVENADVFIAVTDNDETNILCSLLCKKHGARRALALVNNPELVNLAPTLGLDASVSPRLAAAGAILKYVRRGGVISLATVEGSNSEVLEIEVKQGSGIENKTLQDLHFPAGAIIGAIVRGTTYEIPSGESRLKGGDRVVIFALPGALAKVERFFE, from the coding sequence ATGAAGATACTTATAATCGGAGCCGGACAGGTCGGCTATTTTCTCTGCGAGCGACTCAGCCTTGAAGGGCATGAGGTCACTCTTATCGACCGCGACAGCGACCATCTTCAGCGCACCCAGGACCGTCTGAACGTCATGGGGATTGTCGGCAACGGTGCCAGCGCCGAATCCCTCGAACAGGCCGGCATCAAAGATACGGACATTTTCATTGCCGTCACGGACATGGACGAGGTCAACATCCTGGCCTGCCTGCTCGCCCGCGAATACGACGTCCCCACCCGGGTGGCCCGAGTCAAGAGCATCGAATACAGCGGCGGCGGCGCGGTGCTGTCCAAAGAAAAACTGGGCATCGACCTGCTCATCAACCCGGACGACGCCGTGGCCGAGGAGATCAGCAAAATCGCCTGCCGCTCCGGGGCCTTCGATGTGGCGGAGTTCGTCGAAGGTCAGATTCAGTTCATCGGCTACCGCATTGGCGAATCGAGTCCCCTCTGCGACCTGACCCTCAAGGAGCTCGGGGAGATTCGTGGCATTTACCGCTTTGTCGTCACGGCAATCAGCCGGGGGGACAAAACCATCATTCCCCGTGGCGACGACACCATCCAGGCCGGCGATCGCATCTTTATCTTTGCGCACCAGAGGGACATGCCGGCAATCCAGTACATGCTCAAACTGGAGGAGGAACAGGTCAGCAAAAAACCGCGCATCTTTATTCTGGGGGGCGGCCATATCGGTCTGCGCATCGCCGAGATGCTGGAAAAGCGCCGTTTTGACGTACGCCTGGTCGACCGCAACGAAAACCGCTGCCACAAACTTTCGGCCAAACTGAGCCGGACCATGGTCATTCACGCCGACGGCACGGATATCCGTACCCTTATCGACGAGGGCGTGGAAAACGCCGATGTCTTCATCGCTGTCACCGACAACGACGAGACCAACATTCTCTGTTCGCTGCTGTGTAAAAAACATGGCGCCCGCCGTGCCCTGGCCCTGGTCAACAACCCGGAACTGGTCAATCTGGCCCCCACCCTCGGTCTCGACGCGAGCGTCTCGCCCCGTCTGGCCGCTGCCGGCGCCATTCTCAAATATGTACGACGCGGCGGGGTCATTTCCCTGGCCACTGTCGAAGGGAGCAATTCGGAGGTGCTTGAAATCGAAGTCAAGCAGGGTAGCGGCATTGAAAACAAGACCCTGCAGGATCTCCATTTTCCGGCCGGCGCCATCATCGGTGCCATTGTCCGCGGCACCACCTATGAAATCCCCAGTGGCGAAAGCCGGCTCAAGGGGGGAGACCGCGTGGTTATCTTTGCGCTCCCCGGCGCCCTCGCCAAAGTGGAAAGGTTTTTTGAATAG
- the pgeF gene encoding peptidoglycan editing factor PgeF — MKQTRQGKLTYLQPAWAEGLPLAAGFTTRNGGVSRPPYNSLNLGFNTDDPVYNVEGNRSNLARAFDLQPRQLLTVKQVHGTDVLIIDAPNPDLSHFLTVESDAVITNQPGIMVGVLVADCYPVLIYDAKRKVAGVVHVGWRGAAAGIIAKTIGAMEINFGCQVEDLLAAIGPGIGAHKYEVDRPVRDAFRQGSGFWGDIAKEVSLGCWQLDLKKSCLLQLEQAGLKSGQITAVQECTCCHRELFFSYRRDKGATGRQLGFMLIK, encoded by the coding sequence ATGAAACAGACACGCCAGGGCAAGCTCACCTATCTGCAGCCGGCATGGGCCGAGGGTCTTCCCCTCGCGGCCGGCTTCACTACCCGCAACGGCGGCGTCAGCCGTCCTCCCTACAATTCCCTGAATCTGGGATTCAATACCGATGATCCTGTTTACAATGTCGAGGGGAATCGCTCCAACCTCGCCCGTGCCTTTGACTTGCAGCCCCGTCAACTGCTGACGGTCAAGCAGGTTCACGGTACCGATGTGCTCATTATCGATGCGCCCAATCCGGACCTCTCCCATTTTCTCACCGTGGAGAGTGATGCGGTGATCACCAACCAGCCCGGCATCATGGTCGGCGTGCTGGTGGCTGACTGCTATCCTGTCCTGATTTACGATGCCAAGCGTAAAGTTGCCGGAGTGGTTCATGTGGGCTGGCGCGGGGCGGCGGCGGGCATCATCGCTAAGACCATCGGCGCCATGGAGATCAACTTCGGCTGCCAGGTCGAAGACCTTCTGGCGGCCATTGGTCCCGGTATCGGCGCCCACAAGTATGAGGTTGATCGTCCCGTGCGGGATGCTTTCCGCCAGGGCTCCGGTTTCTGGGGGGACATTGCCAAAGAAGTGAGTCTCGGTTGTTGGCAGCTGGATCTGAAAAAAAGCTGTCTGCTTCAGCTGGAGCAGGCGGGACTGAAGAGCGGTCAGATCACGGCGGTGCAGGAATGTACCTGCTGCCACCGGGAGCTCTTTTTTTCCTATCGCCGGGACAAGGGAGCGACGGGAAGGCAACTGGGCTTCATGCTGATCAAGTGA
- the glgA gene encoding glycogen synthase GlgA, whose product MKILLVSSEVAPYAKTGGLADVAGSLPQALRRLGHDVRVMLPCYQSIQRGGFALQKSRKSVEIAMAGQEHKGLLRQTTLEGVTVYFIENQKFFDREGLYGTPAGDYTDNAERFGFFCRAALAFLRRLDFRPDVIHLNDWQTGLIPVLLRTELRNDPFYSSMGTLLTIHNLGYQGLFPATTLESLSLPPSLFATEALEYYGQVSFLKGGIVYADKINTVSPTYRDEILSPEMGIGFDGILRSRQQDVSGILNGLDSKQWDPSIDSALPVNYSSANLHGKKSNKRALQKALGLDTQMNVPLVAMVTRLDTQKGLDIVEGAWQHMLERDLQFVLLGSGEKIHTDRFERLRNKAPGRVFIHLGFDDGLARRIYAGSDLFLMPSLYEPCGLGQLIALRYGSLPLVRRTGGLADTVHDPQDDPQRANGFVFDEPTPAALLASLDRALSLYENRRAWLRLVKRGMEQDFSWTRSAQDYLHLYRSTQEYRHG is encoded by the coding sequence ATGAAAATTCTGTTGGTCTCCTCCGAAGTCGCTCCCTACGCCAAAACCGGCGGACTGGCCGATGTTGCCGGCTCCCTGCCGCAGGCGCTCAGGCGCTTGGGCCACGATGTCCGCGTCATGCTTCCCTGCTACCAGAGCATCCAGCGCGGCGGCTTTGCTCTGCAGAAGAGTCGCAAAAGCGTGGAAATTGCCATGGCGGGACAGGAACACAAGGGGCTGCTGCGCCAGACCACTCTTGAGGGGGTCACCGTCTACTTCATAGAAAACCAGAAGTTTTTTGACCGCGAGGGCCTGTACGGAACACCGGCGGGAGATTACACGGACAATGCCGAACGCTTCGGCTTTTTCTGCCGGGCGGCACTCGCTTTTTTACGTCGGCTCGATTTCCGTCCAGACGTCATTCACCTTAACGACTGGCAGACTGGGCTGATCCCCGTGCTGCTGCGCACCGAGCTGCGCAACGATCCCTTCTATTCGTCTATGGGGACCCTATTGACCATCCACAACCTCGGCTACCAGGGTCTCTTCCCGGCCACCACCCTGGAATCTCTGAGCCTGCCACCCTCGCTCTTTGCCACGGAGGCGCTGGAATACTATGGTCAGGTCTCTTTTCTCAAGGGGGGAATTGTCTATGCCGACAAAATCAACACCGTCTCCCCCACCTACCGGGACGAAATCCTCTCTCCCGAGATGGGAATCGGCTTTGATGGCATCCTGCGTTCGCGTCAGCAGGACGTCAGCGGCATCCTCAACGGTCTCGATAGCAAACAGTGGGATCCATCCATCGACTCGGCTCTGCCTGTCAACTACAGCTCCGCCAACCTCCACGGCAAGAAGAGCAATAAAAGAGCCCTGCAAAAAGCCCTTGGCCTGGACACGCAGATGAACGTCCCTCTGGTGGCCATGGTCACTCGGCTGGACACGCAGAAGGGCCTCGATATCGTAGAAGGTGCCTGGCAGCACATGCTCGAACGCGACCTGCAATTCGTTCTGCTCGGCAGCGGTGAGAAAATCCACACGGATCGGTTTGAACGCTTGCGGAACAAGGCCCCCGGACGTGTCTTTATCCACCTGGGCTTTGACGACGGTCTGGCCCGACGCATCTATGCCGGCAGCGATCTCTTTCTCATGCCCAGCCTGTACGAACCCTGCGGTCTGGGACAGCTTATCGCCCTGCGTTACGGTAGCCTGCCCCTGGTGCGCCGTACAGGCGGCCTGGCCGACACGGTGCATGACCCGCAAGACGACCCCCAGCGCGCCAACGGCTTTGTCTTCGACGAACCGACGCCCGCCGCCCTGCTGGCGAGCCTCGATCGCGCCCTTTCACTCTATGAGAACCGGCGCGCCTGGCTGCGCCTGGTCAAGCGCGGCATGGAACAGGATTTTTCCTGGACTCGGTCGGCCCAGGACTATCTGCACCTCTATCGCAGTACCCAGGAGTACCGCCATGGTTAA
- a CDS encoding RluA family pseudouridine synthase has translation MDERHQFIFRRGRPPERLDHFLAEQLPDLTRSQLKKLIDDGRITLNGAAAKPGGKLKGGEEIVVTLPPPVPVEAIPQEIPLKVLYEDSHLIVIDKPAGLVVHPAPGHQQGTLVNALLHHCHDLAGIGGELRPGIVHRLDKDTSGVMVATKDDETHHTLAAQFKAHSICRRYVALVHGLFEKDRGTVDSPIGRHPTQRKKMSTRARSGRRAVTHWRVLERFELDRLTLVELTLETGRTHQIRVHLSGLNYPIVGDPVYGGSSRLASLNDGDLRRRIQALGRQALHARLLGFVHPASGEYMEFASAPPEDMRSLLAFLREKHGHPAVLWNEPQGAFPSEASHL, from the coding sequence ATGGACGAACGTCACCAGTTTATCTTCAGACGGGGACGACCGCCCGAGCGACTGGACCATTTTCTGGCGGAACAGCTTCCCGACCTGACGCGGTCCCAGCTGAAAAAATTGATCGATGATGGCCGGATAACGCTCAATGGTGCCGCCGCCAAGCCGGGAGGGAAGCTGAAGGGAGGGGAGGAAATCGTCGTGACCCTGCCGCCCCCCGTCCCAGTCGAGGCCATTCCCCAGGAAATCCCTCTAAAGGTCCTTTACGAAGATTCCCACCTGATCGTGATTGACAAGCCGGCGGGGTTGGTGGTCCACCCGGCCCCCGGTCATCAACAGGGCACTCTGGTCAACGCGCTGCTGCATCACTGCCATGACCTCGCCGGGATCGGCGGCGAGTTGCGTCCCGGCATTGTGCACCGCCTCGACAAGGACACCTCGGGCGTCATGGTGGCAACCAAGGATGACGAAACCCATCACACGCTGGCAGCCCAGTTCAAGGCCCATTCCATCTGTCGGCGCTATGTCGCGCTGGTGCATGGCTTGTTCGAGAAAGACCGGGGCACGGTGGACAGTCCCATCGGCCGTCATCCGACCCAGCGCAAGAAGATGAGTACCCGGGCCCGGTCCGGGCGTCGGGCCGTCACCCACTGGCGGGTGCTTGAGCGTTTTGAGCTGGACAGACTCACCCTGGTGGAGTTGACCCTGGAAACGGGCCGCACCCATCAGATACGTGTTCACCTCTCCGGGTTGAATTACCCCATCGTTGGTGATCCTGTTTATGGTGGCAGCAGCCGCCTCGCATCGTTGAACGATGGCGACTTGCGGCGGCGGATTCAGGCTCTGGGCCGCCAGGCGCTGCATGCCCGGTTGCTGGGCTTTGTGCATCCCGCCAGTGGCGAGTATATGGAGTTCGCGAGCGCCCCGCCCGAGGATATGCGGAGCCTCCTCGCCTTTTTGCGTGAAAAGCACGGGCACCCCGCCGTGCTCTGGAATGAACCACAGGGCGCTTTCCCGTCGGAAGCGTCTCATCTTTAA